One stretch of Microbacterium terrae DNA includes these proteins:
- a CDS encoding DUF2306 domain-containing protein: MTDASHPHRRRAPEWAAPAGLIALTLVPMAAGASRLTQLGTGAAITAENARFFDSPVPVIAHIVGSTLFLLLGALQFAPSLRRRAWHRRAGRLVAPAGLVSAASGIWMAVLYDLPDNSGVVLLGMRVVLGLLMAGAIVFAFAAIRRGDVTTHSAWMTRAYAIGLGAGTQVLTLLPFTLVAGPPDEFANTVLMGLGWAINLFVAEVVIRRRARRMPGAVHAATRPAPAAAPHLS, encoded by the coding sequence ATGACCGACGCATCGCATCCGCACCGCCGCCGCGCGCCCGAGTGGGCGGCGCCTGCGGGGCTCATCGCCCTCACGCTCGTGCCGATGGCTGCCGGGGCCTCACGCCTCACGCAGCTCGGCACGGGCGCCGCGATCACGGCCGAGAACGCCCGGTTCTTCGACTCTCCGGTGCCGGTGATCGCGCACATCGTCGGCTCGACGCTGTTCCTGCTGCTCGGGGCGCTCCAGTTCGCACCGTCGCTCCGCCGTCGCGCGTGGCACCGCCGAGCCGGACGCCTCGTCGCTCCGGCGGGGCTCGTGTCGGCGGCATCCGGAATCTGGATGGCGGTGCTCTACGACCTGCCCGACAACAGCGGCGTCGTGCTCCTGGGGATGCGCGTCGTGCTGGGCCTCCTCATGGCGGGGGCGATCGTGTTCGCGTTCGCGGCCATCCGCCGCGGCGACGTGACCACCCACAGCGCCTGGATGACCCGCGCCTACGCGATCGGACTCGGCGCCGGCACCCAGGTGCTGACGCTCCTGCCGTTCACCCTCGTCGCGGGCCCTCCCGACGAGTTCGCGAACACGGTGCTCATGGGTCTCGGCTGGGCGATCAACCTGTTCGTCGCCGAGGTCGTGATCCGTCGCCGTGCGCGTCGGATGCCGGGCGCCGTGCACGCGGCGACCCGCCCCGCCCCGGCGGCCGCGCCGCACCTATCATGA
- a CDS encoding sensor histidine kinase — MTSPVRALWDAPAAVPPPPRRVWRDWVLVGVLAPLAFVEAALRPEVPHRWLWAVVLAALVPALLWRRAHPLAALAGAYAVGAVVGLVTGGDPELYVTAAFLILLYAVMRWGSGRAIIIGAALVLIGWATSFVTGSPTPGDAIGGLAVVALTSSLGFAFRWRAASRARELDEVRLRERVQLARDLHDTVAHHVSAIAIQAQAGTAVAGTDPDAAARVLVAIEQEAGRTLDEMRSMVGLLRGDGAVELAPTPDLTALDTLTDASTPTVHVQVMGDPRAVAPAAAAAVFRIAQEAVTNARRHAIGATRVDVTVEIGGVDADAGTVRLTVRDDGEPAASVAPGFGITGMTERATLLGGTCTAAPGERGGWVVTARIPRGAR; from the coding sequence ATGACGAGCCCGGTGCGTGCTCTGTGGGATGCGCCCGCCGCCGTGCCCCCGCCGCCCCGACGCGTCTGGCGCGACTGGGTGCTGGTGGGCGTGCTCGCACCGCTGGCATTCGTCGAAGCCGCCCTGCGCCCCGAAGTGCCGCACCGATGGCTGTGGGCGGTGGTGCTCGCCGCCCTCGTGCCCGCCCTGCTGTGGCGGCGCGCGCATCCGCTCGCCGCACTCGCGGGCGCCTACGCGGTCGGCGCGGTCGTGGGCCTCGTCACCGGCGGCGACCCCGAGCTCTACGTGACCGCCGCGTTCCTGATCCTGCTGTACGCCGTGATGCGATGGGGCAGCGGGCGGGCGATCATCATCGGGGCGGCGCTCGTGCTCATCGGATGGGCGACATCGTTCGTCACCGGCTCGCCGACGCCGGGCGACGCGATCGGCGGCCTCGCCGTGGTCGCCCTGACCTCGAGCCTCGGCTTCGCCTTCCGCTGGCGGGCGGCGTCGCGGGCGCGCGAGCTCGACGAGGTGCGGCTGCGCGAGCGCGTGCAGCTGGCGCGCGACCTGCACGACACCGTCGCCCATCATGTGTCGGCGATCGCGATCCAGGCGCAGGCCGGCACGGCGGTCGCCGGCACCGATCCGGATGCCGCGGCCCGGGTGCTCGTCGCGATCGAGCAGGAGGCGGGTCGCACGCTCGACGAGATGCGCTCGATGGTGGGACTCCTCCGCGGCGACGGTGCGGTCGAGCTCGCCCCGACGCCCGACCTCACCGCACTCGACACGCTGACGGATGCGTCGACGCCGACGGTGCACGTGCAGGTGATGGGCGATCCGCGCGCCGTCGCCCCGGCAGCGGCGGCCGCCGTGTTCCGCATCGCGCAGGAGGCGGTGACCAACGCGCGGCGCCACGCGATCGGCGCAACGCGCGTAGACGTGACCGTCGAGATCGGCGGGGTCGACGCCGATGCCGGCACGGTGCGGCTGACCGTGCGCGACGACGGCGAGCCGGCGGCATCCGTCGCTCCGGGATTCGGCATCACCGGCATGACCGAGCGAGCGACGCTCCTCGGCGGCACGTGCACCGCGGCGCCCGGCGAGCGCGGCGGCTGGGTCGTGACAGCCCGGATCCCGCGGGGCGCCCGATGA
- a CDS encoding response regulator: MTIRVLIADDQELVRTGLRMILDAQPDIEVVGEAADGAEAIDRARELRPDVCLFDIRMPGTDGLAATEALAGPGVADPIPVVVITTFDLDEYVYRALRAGARGFLLKNAGPAMLREAVHAAARGDALIDPAVTVRLIAAFAGTEAGTGTSSGPGAPVGGSTAAAASAPLTEREEQVLAAVARGLGNAEIGRELHISLSTVKTHIAAVMTKIAARNRVELAIWAAERDRASERRTLN; the protein is encoded by the coding sequence ATGACGATCCGCGTGCTCATCGCCGACGACCAGGAGCTCGTGCGGACGGGGCTCCGCATGATCCTCGACGCGCAGCCCGACATCGAGGTGGTGGGCGAGGCGGCCGACGGCGCCGAGGCGATCGACCGCGCCCGCGAGCTGCGACCCGATGTGTGCCTCTTCGACATCCGGATGCCGGGCACCGACGGCCTCGCGGCGACGGAGGCGCTCGCGGGCCCGGGCGTCGCCGACCCGATCCCGGTCGTGGTGATCACCACGTTCGACCTCGACGAGTACGTCTACCGGGCGCTGCGCGCCGGCGCGCGGGGGTTCCTCCTCAAGAACGCCGGACCGGCGATGCTGCGCGAGGCGGTGCACGCGGCAGCCCGCGGCGACGCCCTCATCGATCCGGCGGTGACCGTGCGGCTCATCGCCGCGTTCGCCGGCACCGAGGCTGGCACGGGCACGAGCTCGGGGCCGGGTGCGCCTGTCGGCGGCAGCACCGCAGCCGCGGCATCCGCTCCCCTCACCGAGCGCGAGGAGCAGGTGCTCGCCGCTGTCGCGCGGGGTCTCGGCAACGCCGAGATCGGCCGTGAGCTGCACATCTCACTCAGCACGGTGAAGACCCACATCGCGGCGGTGATGACCAAGATCGCGGCCCGCAATCGCGTCGAGCTGGCGATCTGGGCGGCCGAACGAGATCGGGCGAGCGAGCGGCGAACCCTTAACTAG
- the purL gene encoding phosphoribosylformylglycinamidine synthase subunit PurL, translated as MELSRVTTPSSQSIADTVANAEATPEKEQPYAALGLKPDEYAKIREILGRRPTSGELAMYSVMWSEHCSYKSSKIYLRKFGEKVSDEMKTRLMVGMGQNAGVVDIGEGWAVTFKVESHNHPSYIEPFQGAATGVGGIVRDIISMGARPVAVMDQLRFGAIDNPDTARVVHGVVSGISFYGNCLGLPNIGGETVFDAVYQGNPLVNALAVGVLRHEDLKLANATGAGNKVVLFGARTGGDGIGGASILASDTFADGGPTKRPAVQVGDPFAEKVLIECCLELYRDELVEAIQDLGAAGISCATSELAANGGSGMRVDLENVLLRDPTLTPEEILMSESQERMMAIVAPEKLEAFLAVVGKWDVETSVLGEVTGDGRLQIFWHGEEIVNVDPSTVAVDGPVYERPVAYPTWIDALRDDSASALPRSSDADTLRRQFTQLVASPNLADTSWVTNQYDYYVMGNTALSFPDDAGMIRVDEQSGLGFAIATDCNGRFCQLDPYQGAKLALAEAYRNVAVTGAIPTAVTDCLNFGSPENPEVMWQFSQAVDGLSDGCLELGVPVTGGNVSFYNQTGDQPIFPTPVVGVLGIIDDVARRIPSGWQDAGENIYLLGVTSTELSGSQWAGTIHGHLGGRPPAVDLAGERKLAELLHAAGQQSLVSSAHDLSSGGLAQTLAEGVMRFGVGARVWLNEIMERDGVDAATALFSESTGRVIVTVPREDDVKFRGLCEGRGYPVLRIGVTDAAADGDAPALEVQGLFTLPLTELRDLSHGTLPAAFGPIVAEPVA; from the coding sequence ATGGAGTTGAGCCGCGTGACCACCCCCTCCTCGCAGAGCATCGCCGACACCGTCGCGAACGCTGAAGCCACCCCCGAGAAGGAGCAGCCGTACGCGGCGCTCGGCCTCAAGCCCGACGAGTACGCGAAGATCCGCGAGATCCTCGGCCGCCGTCCCACCTCGGGCGAGCTGGCGATGTACTCGGTGATGTGGTCGGAGCACTGCTCTTACAAGTCGTCGAAGATCTACCTGCGCAAGTTCGGCGAGAAGGTCTCCGACGAGATGAAGACCCGCCTCATGGTGGGCATGGGTCAGAACGCCGGCGTGGTCGACATCGGCGAGGGCTGGGCGGTCACCTTCAAGGTCGAATCGCACAACCACCCCAGCTACATCGAGCCGTTCCAGGGCGCCGCGACCGGCGTCGGCGGCATCGTGCGCGACATCATCTCGATGGGCGCACGCCCGGTCGCCGTCATGGACCAGCTGCGCTTCGGCGCCATCGACAACCCCGACACCGCGCGCGTCGTGCACGGTGTCGTGTCGGGCATCAGCTTCTACGGCAACTGCCTGGGTCTGCCCAACATCGGCGGCGAGACCGTGTTCGACGCGGTCTACCAGGGCAACCCGCTCGTCAACGCCCTCGCGGTCGGCGTGCTCCGCCACGAAGACCTCAAGCTCGCCAACGCCACCGGCGCCGGCAACAAGGTCGTGCTGTTCGGCGCCCGCACCGGCGGCGACGGCATCGGCGGAGCATCCATCCTCGCCTCCGACACGTTCGCCGACGGCGGCCCCACCAAGCGCCCCGCGGTGCAGGTCGGCGACCCGTTCGCCGAGAAGGTGCTCATCGAGTGCTGCCTCGAGCTGTACCGCGACGAGCTGGTCGAGGCGATCCAGGACCTCGGGGCGGCCGGTATCTCGTGCGCGACCAGCGAACTCGCCGCCAACGGCGGCTCGGGCATGCGCGTCGACCTCGAGAACGTGCTGCTGCGCGACCCCACGCTCACGCCCGAGGAGATCCTCATGAGCGAGAGCCAGGAGCGCATGATGGCGATCGTCGCTCCCGAGAAGCTCGAGGCCTTCCTCGCCGTCGTCGGCAAGTGGGACGTCGAGACGAGCGTCCTCGGCGAGGTGACCGGCGACGGCCGCCTCCAGATCTTCTGGCACGGCGAGGAGATCGTGAACGTCGACCCCTCCACCGTCGCGGTCGACGGCCCGGTCTACGAGCGCCCCGTGGCGTACCCGACCTGGATCGACGCGCTGCGCGACGACTCGGCATCCGCGCTCCCCCGCTCGAGCGACGCCGATACCCTGCGCCGTCAGTTCACGCAGCTGGTCGCGAGCCCCAACCTCGCCGACACGTCGTGGGTGACCAACCAGTACGACTACTACGTGATGGGCAACACGGCGCTGAGCTTCCCCGACGACGCCGGCATGATCCGCGTCGACGAGCAGTCCGGCCTCGGCTTCGCGATCGCGACCGACTGCAACGGCCGCTTCTGCCAGCTCGACCCGTACCAGGGCGCCAAGCTCGCCCTCGCCGAGGCATACCGCAACGTGGCGGTCACGGGGGCCATCCCCACCGCCGTCACCGACTGCCTCAACTTCGGCTCGCCCGAGAACCCCGAGGTCATGTGGCAGTTCTCGCAGGCCGTCGACGGTCTGTCGGACGGATGCCTCGAACTCGGCGTCCCGGTCACCGGCGGCAACGTGTCGTTCTACAACCAGACCGGCGACCAGCCGATCTTCCCGACGCCCGTCGTGGGCGTGCTCGGCATCATCGACGACGTCGCCCGCCGCATCCCGTCGGGCTGGCAGGACGCCGGCGAGAACATCTACCTGCTGGGCGTGACCTCGACCGAGCTGAGCGGCTCGCAGTGGGCAGGCACCATCCACGGGCACCTCGGCGGCCGCCCGCCGGCTGTCGACCTCGCGGGCGAGCGCAAGCTCGCCGAGCTGCTGCACGCGGCCGGCCAGCAGTCGCTCGTGTCGTCGGCGCACGACCTGTCGTCGGGTGGCCTCGCGCAGACCCTCGCCGAGGGCGTCATGCGCTTCGGCGTCGGCGCGCGCGTCTGGCTGAACGAGATCATGGAGCGCGACGGGGTGGATGCCGCGACCGCGCTGTTCTCGGAGTCGACCGGCCGGGTGATCGTGACCGTGCCGCGTGAAGACGACGTGAAGTTCCGCGGGCTGTGCGAGGGCCGGGGCTACCCGGTGCTGCGCATCGGCGTGACCGACGCGGCAGCCGACGGCGATGCCCCCGCACTCGAGGTGCAGGGCCTGTTCACACTGCCGCTCACCGAGCTGCGCGACCTGTCGCACGGCACGCTCCCCGCCGCCTTCGGCCCGATCGTCGCCGAGCCCGTCGCCTGA
- a CDS encoding MarR family winged helix-turn-helix transcriptional regulator, whose protein sequence is MPAPLLLDRLLQIADLFQRDMAREYEGTALSPARMAVLWTVHHAGPSPQHAIAEALDVTPRNITALVDALEGAGFVERLPHPTDRRTRLVGLTADGVSVMSRTTREHEALNATLLDAVDEADRQRVEAGLAAIAERLSAMVAEASASASTSASASASASATERTT, encoded by the coding sequence ATGCCCGCACCCCTGCTCCTCGATCGTCTTCTGCAGATCGCCGACCTGTTCCAGCGCGACATGGCGCGCGAGTACGAGGGCACCGCGCTGTCGCCGGCGAGGATGGCCGTCCTGTGGACGGTGCACCACGCGGGGCCGTCGCCGCAGCACGCCATCGCCGAAGCCCTCGACGTGACACCGCGCAACATCACCGCGCTCGTGGACGCACTGGAGGGCGCGGGGTTCGTCGAGCGACTGCCGCATCCCACCGATCGGCGGACGCGCCTCGTCGGACTCACCGCGGACGGTGTGAGCGTCATGTCGCGCACCACGCGCGAGCACGAAGCGCTGAACGCGACGCTGCTCGATGCGGTGGACGAAGCCGACCGGCAGCGCGTCGAAGCCGGCCTCGCCGCCATCGCCGAGCGCCTGTCCGCCATGGTGGCCGAGGCCTCCGCCTCCGCCTCCACCTCTGCCTCTGCCTCTGCCTCTGCCTCCGCCACGGAGCGCACGACATGA
- a CDS encoding helix-hairpin-helix domain-containing protein encodes MADESEFPASIGKVARRELGVHGLTRFDQLTAVTTAELLAIHGVGPKSVRILTDELAARGLRFRS; translated from the coding sequence GTGGCAGACGAATCCGAGTTCCCCGCGTCGATCGGCAAGGTCGCACGCCGTGAGCTCGGTGTGCACGGCCTGACGCGCTTCGACCAGCTCACCGCCGTCACCACAGCGGAGCTGCTCGCGATCCATGGCGTCGGCCCGAAGTCCGTGAGGATCCTCACCGACGAACTCGCCGCTCGCGGACTGCGGTTCCGATCGTAG
- a CDS encoding VOC family protein — MAHTVAWFDIPVTDMTRAIAFYEALTGQTLTRLPVGADEETALFEASDGDVSGCLFASAEDQPSIHGSRVYLSAEPSIDDWLARVEPAGGEVLRPKTPIPGRGHFAYIRDSEGNRVGLHSSS, encoded by the coding sequence ATGGCTCACACAGTGGCGTGGTTCGACATCCCGGTGACCGACATGACGCGCGCGATCGCGTTCTACGAGGCTCTGACCGGCCAGACGCTCACGCGACTGCCCGTCGGCGCCGACGAGGAGACGGCGCTCTTCGAGGCCTCCGATGGAGATGTGAGCGGCTGCCTGTTCGCCTCTGCGGAGGACCAACCCTCCATCCACGGCTCGCGCGTGTACCTCAGCGCGGAGCCGTCGATCGATGACTGGCTCGCGCGGGTGGAGCCGGCAGGTGGTGAGGTGCTGCGTCCGAAGACGCCGATCCCGGGTCGCGGACACTTCGCGTACATCCGTGACAGCGAGGGCAACCGCGTCGGACTGCACTCATCGAGCTGA
- a CDS encoding alpha/beta hydrolase encodes MALLFLHGAGGYAEDRPLADAIAAELGESVDYPHFSAEDMAYTHQADSMRAALDAVGPSDLVAAHSFGASVLLRVLAERARPVPRRVVLLAMPDWSADGWDVAEYEFTGPPPLQQVSLHHCRDDAVVEFAHLALAAALLPDAAVHAHDAGGHQFDGLAPVIARDLRA; translated from the coding sequence ATGGCGCTGCTGTTCCTGCACGGCGCGGGCGGTTACGCGGAGGACCGTCCTCTCGCCGACGCGATCGCAGCCGAACTCGGTGAGTCCGTGGACTACCCGCACTTCTCAGCCGAAGACATGGCGTACACGCATCAGGCGGACTCCATGCGAGCGGCGCTCGACGCGGTCGGTCCGAGCGATCTCGTCGCCGCGCACTCGTTCGGAGCGTCGGTCCTGTTGCGCGTCCTCGCCGAACGCGCTCGCCCGGTGCCCCGTCGCGTCGTGCTGCTCGCGATGCCCGACTGGAGCGCCGACGGCTGGGATGTCGCCGAGTACGAGTTCACCGGACCCCCACCGCTCCAGCAGGTCTCGCTGCACCACTGCCGCGATGACGCGGTCGTCGAATTCGCCCATCTCGCCCTGGCCGCTGCACTGCTGCCCGATGCCGCGGTGCACGCGCACGACGCCGGCGGCCACCAGTTCGACGGCCTCGCCCCCGTGATCGCCCGCGACCTACGAGCGTGA
- a CDS encoding alpha/beta fold hydrolase, with the protein MADDEGLEDAVDDIVDAITSTSVEDSTVSTVSVQGAQFVVEAGGSGPTLFLLIHGIGMGRRVFADLRAQLSAYGRVWAIDLPGYGEAAEPARTPTLERVADLIAELLESRGEERAVVIGHSMGAQIALELAVRHPSLVSHLVLAGPTVDPAARSVSGQVARLAQDLFVESPRVVVLGLREYLRAGPHLRRKFRAMLVHHPEDVAPAATVPTLVLRGGDDYVSTRRWCEQLVALLPDGRLVEIDGHGHETFIRDAAPAASRILEFTRD; encoded by the coding sequence GTGGCGGATGACGAGGGGCTCGAGGATGCTGTCGACGACATCGTCGACGCGATCACGAGCACGTCCGTCGAGGACAGCACGGTCAGCACGGTCAGCGTGCAGGGTGCGCAGTTCGTCGTGGAGGCCGGCGGCAGCGGACCGACCCTGTTCCTGCTGATCCATGGGATCGGCATGGGCCGCAGGGTGTTCGCCGATCTCAGGGCGCAGCTCAGCGCGTACGGCCGCGTCTGGGCCATCGACCTGCCCGGGTATGGAGAGGCCGCCGAACCCGCGCGCACGCCGACTCTGGAACGCGTCGCAGACCTGATCGCCGAGCTGCTCGAATCGCGAGGCGAGGAGCGGGCCGTGGTCATCGGGCATTCGATGGGTGCGCAGATCGCGCTGGAGCTCGCGGTGCGGCATCCATCCCTCGTCTCCCATCTGGTGCTGGCAGGACCGACGGTGGACCCCGCCGCCCGATCCGTGTCGGGCCAGGTCGCGCGGCTCGCCCAGGACCTGTTCGTCGAGAGCCCGCGTGTGGTGGTCCTCGGCCTGCGCGAGTACCTGCGCGCGGGCCCGCATCTGCGACGCAAATTCCGAGCGATGCTCGTGCACCATCCGGAGGATGTCGCGCCCGCGGCGACGGTGCCGACCCTGGTGCTGCGGGGAGGGGATGACTACGTCTCCACGCGTCGGTGGTGCGAGCAGCTCGTCGCCCTCCTCCCCGACGGTCGTCTGGTGGAGATCGACGGCCACGGTCACGAGACCTTCATCCGGGATGCTGCGCCTGCCGCATCCCGGATCCTGGAGTTCACGCGCGACTGA
- a CDS encoding PLDc N-terminal domain-containing protein, protein MGDVHNPLIPAGYDIVWSIVAIAVVALMITALVSLARSARRLTAVQALAWVLIVLLVPLLGAVAWLWIGRRAVSAEART, encoded by the coding sequence ATGGGCGACGTGCACAATCCTCTGATCCCCGCCGGCTACGACATCGTGTGGTCGATCGTGGCCATCGCCGTCGTCGCGCTCATGATCACGGCGCTCGTGAGCCTTGCACGCTCCGCCCGCCGCCTCACCGCGGTGCAGGCACTGGCCTGGGTGCTGATCGTGCTCCTCGTCCCACTCCTGGGGGCGGTCGCCTGGCTGTGGATCGGCCGTAGAGCAGTTTCGGCCGAGGCGCGCACCTGA
- a CDS encoding YdeI/OmpD-associated family protein, with protein sequence MVAHSAKPELHVDTVDEWTRWLESDPDPDGVRLRLRKVASSKPGITYAEALDAALCVGWIDGQKQSLDSDYFLQVFTPRRPRGMWSKVNIEHVARLIEEGRMRPAGQREIDRAKQDGRWDAAYRQRDGEVPAELQAALDADPRIAAAFAAQSAQNRFAMAIRVSTLKRPESRAARVAEYVAMLDRGETIH encoded by the coding sequence ATGGTCGCCCACTCCGCCAAGCCCGAGCTGCACGTCGACACCGTCGATGAGTGGACCCGTTGGCTGGAGTCGGATCCTGATCCTGATGGGGTGAGGCTGCGTCTGCGCAAGGTGGCGAGCAGCAAGCCGGGCATCACCTACGCCGAAGCGCTCGATGCGGCGCTGTGCGTCGGTTGGATCGACGGTCAGAAGCAGTCGCTGGACTCGGACTACTTCCTGCAGGTCTTCACCCCGCGCCGACCGCGGGGGATGTGGTCGAAGGTGAACATCGAACACGTCGCCCGGCTCATCGAAGAGGGCCGCATGCGGCCCGCCGGCCAGCGCGAGATCGACCGTGCGAAGCAGGACGGGCGGTGGGATGCCGCCTACCGTCAGCGCGACGGCGAGGTTCCCGCCGAGCTCCAGGCGGCACTCGATGCCGACCCGAGGATCGCAGCGGCGTTCGCCGCGCAGTCGGCGCAGAACCGCTTCGCGATGGCGATCCGGGTGAGCACCCTCAAGCGGCCGGAGTCGCGCGCGGCGCGGGTCGCCGAGTACGTCGCGATGCTCGACCGCGGCGAGACGATCCACTGA
- a CDS encoding ROK family protein, whose product MLTESESALARAVLIHGPISRSALTSRLNLSPASLTRLAKPFLDNGVLVELDDYSDGSVGRPVRPLDVSPSLGGFVGVKLTGDVIYAVATDARANPTMTIEAAIADRDPAAVAQQIVGVVHALGASELVGVGVAIGASVTDDTVERAPFLGWEDVPFAEMLSAVLGVPVTLENDLIALAEAEHWFGSGRGIPGFNVITIGTGIGHALVIHDQVVRSREAGVGLAGHIPLAPSGPRCSLGHIGCAQAMLTSGSIAAQVSAALRRPVTYDDSLALARQGDPAARSIVDAASDALGRLIALAADFTLQPTVVLAGDGIELFGVNEERVKAAALSDRDPLADPLSIHVDRSGFTAWARGAAAIAIQAALRRLNLADRQTSTRG is encoded by the coding sequence GTGTTGACAGAGAGTGAATCCGCGCTTGCGCGGGCTGTGCTCATCCACGGCCCGATCTCACGCAGCGCTCTCACCTCGCGCCTCAACTTGTCACCCGCGAGCCTCACCCGGCTCGCCAAGCCCTTTCTCGACAACGGAGTGCTGGTCGAGCTCGACGATTACTCGGACGGAAGCGTCGGCAGGCCGGTGCGACCCCTGGACGTATCGCCGTCGCTCGGTGGTTTCGTGGGAGTCAAGCTCACCGGAGACGTCATCTACGCAGTCGCCACCGACGCACGCGCCAATCCGACCATGACCATCGAGGCAGCCATCGCGGACCGCGACCCCGCCGCCGTCGCCCAGCAGATCGTCGGCGTCGTTCACGCGCTCGGCGCATCGGAACTCGTCGGCGTCGGTGTCGCGATCGGCGCCTCCGTCACCGACGACACCGTCGAGCGCGCGCCGTTTCTCGGATGGGAGGACGTCCCTTTCGCCGAGATGCTCAGCGCCGTGCTCGGCGTGCCGGTGACGCTCGAGAACGACTTGATCGCGCTGGCCGAAGCGGAGCACTGGTTCGGCTCGGGGCGTGGCATCCCCGGATTCAACGTCATCACGATCGGCACCGGCATCGGGCACGCACTGGTCATCCACGACCAAGTGGTCCGATCCCGCGAAGCCGGGGTCGGACTCGCCGGCCACATCCCACTCGCGCCGAGCGGTCCGCGATGCTCGCTCGGCCACATCGGATGCGCGCAGGCAATGCTGACATCGGGGTCCATCGCCGCGCAGGTGTCGGCGGCGCTCCGACGCCCCGTCACCTACGACGATTCGCTCGCGCTCGCTCGACAGGGGGATCCAGCGGCACGCTCCATCGTCGACGCCGCATCCGATGCGCTCGGACGACTCATCGCGCTCGCCGCCGACTTCACCCTGCAGCCCACCGTCGTGCTCGCCGGCGACGGAATCGAGCTCTTCGGGGTGAACGAAGAGCGGGTGAAGGCGGCGGCTCTGTCCGACCGCGACCCGCTCGCCGACCCGCTGAGCATCCACGTCGACCGCTCCGGCTTCACCGCGTGGGCGCGGGGGGCTGCGGCGATCGCCATCCAAGCAGCGTTGAGACGGCTGAATCTTGCTGATCGGCAGACATCCACACGCGGGTGA